In a genomic window of Pontibacter liquoris:
- the paaD gene encoding 1,2-phenylacetyl-CoA epoxidase subunit PaaD, with amino-acid sequence MTLTKEHILTLLEEVKDPEIPVLSLVDLGVITGVEISGEGHVTVNMTPTFAGCPAMDYMKKDVERTLEKHGITSHTVTMSFDNPWNSNKVSEKGRQYLKEFGLAPPPKYDLILDLDILEYAKCPYCDSENTTLRTPFGPTLCRSMHYCNDCRQMFEQFKPL; translated from the coding sequence ATGACACTAACCAAAGAACACATACTGACCCTGCTCGAAGAGGTGAAAGACCCCGAGATACCGGTGCTCTCGCTGGTGGATCTGGGCGTGATCACGGGTGTGGAGATTTCCGGGGAAGGCCACGTGACGGTGAACATGACGCCGACCTTTGCCGGCTGCCCGGCCATGGACTACATGAAAAAGGACGTGGAGCGCACCTTGGAAAAGCATGGCATCACGAGCCACACGGTCACGATGAGCTTTGATAACCCCTGGAACAGCAACAAGGTATCGGAGAAGGGACGGCAATATTTAAAGGAATTCGGCCTGGCCCCGCCGCCCAAGTATGACCTGATCCTGGACCTCGATATCCTGGAGTATGCCAAGTGCCCCTACTGCGATAGCGAGAACACCACTTTACGCACGCCTTTCGGCCCGACGCTTTGCCGGTCCATGCACTACTGCAACGACTGCCGCCAGATGTTTGAGCAGTTCAAACCGCTGTAG
- a CDS encoding peptidoglycan DD-metalloendopeptidase family protein — MENSQNLGAILRRNAAAFSPVFATDLNADTVCQLDFTEANPLLHTTDLRDTNAFNKAVQVLLRQQGATIGVGGYLEHRFIYSRSAHFDVQAKSRNLHLGIDVWVEAGTPVYTPLEATVHSFQDNANFGDYGPTIILEHELEGVPFYTLYGHLTRTSLQGLQVGKSFGKGQKIADVGPFPENGDWPPHLHFQVIQSMEGKYGDFPGVATLAEKDRYNQLCPDPNLILQCRHLVA; from the coding sequence ATGGAGAACTCACAAAACCTTGGGGCAATACTAAGGCGGAACGCTGCTGCCTTTTCTCCCGTGTTTGCTACCGACCTGAATGCCGATACGGTTTGCCAGCTCGACTTTACAGAGGCCAACCCGCTGCTGCATACCACCGACCTGCGCGACACCAACGCCTTTAACAAGGCCGTACAGGTGCTGCTCCGGCAACAGGGTGCCACGATAGGCGTGGGTGGCTACCTCGAGCACCGCTTTATTTACAGCCGCAGTGCCCATTTTGATGTGCAGGCCAAAAGCCGGAACTTACACCTGGGCATCGATGTATGGGTGGAGGCCGGCACGCCTGTTTATACCCCGCTGGAGGCTACTGTGCACAGCTTTCAGGATAATGCGAATTTCGGCGACTACGGCCCTACCATTATCCTGGAGCACGAACTGGAAGGCGTGCCGTTTTATACGTTGTACGGCCACCTGACCCGCACCTCGCTGCAGGGGCTGCAGGTGGGCAAGTCCTTCGGTAAAGGCCAGAAGATAGCCGACGTGGGGCCTTTCCCAGAAAACGGCGACTGGCCGCCGCACCTGCACTTTCAGGTGATTCAAAGTATGGAGGGCAAGTATGGCGACTTTCCTGGAGTGGCCACGCTGGCTGAGAAAGATAGGTATAACCAGCTTTGCCCCGATCCAAACCTGATCCTGCAGTGCCGCCACCTGGTGGCATAA
- a CDS encoding dihydrofolate reductase, giving the protein MIAIVVAVAENNVIGKDNQLIWHLPADLKHFKQITMGHPMLMGRKTYESIGKPLPGRTTIIITTQPDYTAAGCLVAHSIEEALKTGRELDQQLYLIGGAEIYKQALPHVDTIYLTRLHHTFEGDTYFPELKAEDWQVVSEENHTPDEKNKYSYSFVELRRK; this is encoded by the coding sequence ATGATCGCCATTGTTGTAGCGGTTGCCGAAAACAACGTCATCGGCAAGGATAACCAGTTGATCTGGCACCTGCCCGCCGACCTGAAGCATTTCAAGCAGATCACCATGGGCCACCCCATGCTGATGGGCCGCAAAACGTATGAGTCTATTGGCAAGCCGCTGCCCGGCCGCACCACCATCATCATCACCACCCAACCGGATTATACCGCTGCTGGATGCCTGGTAGCGCACTCCATCGAGGAGGCCCTGAAAACAGGCCGGGAGCTGGACCAACAGCTATACCTGATCGGCGGCGCCGAGATCTATAAACAGGCTTTGCCCCACGTAGACACCATTTACCTGACCCGGCTGCATCATACCTTTGAAGGCGACACGTATTTCCCGGAGCTGAAAGCGGAAGACTGGCAGGTGGTTTCGGAGGAAAACCACACGCCGGACGAGAAGAACAAGTATAGCTACAGCTTTGTGGAACTACGCCGCAAATAG
- the fmt gene encoding methionyl-tRNA formyltransferase: protein MSRELRIVFMGTPDFAVPTLQTLVEHNYKVVAVITAPDKPAGRGQKIQQSPVKEYAVAQGIPVLQPTNLKSEEFLQELRSYQANLQIIVAFRMLPEVVWAMPELGSFNIHGSLLPQYRGAAPINWAIINGEKETGVTSFFLKHEIDTGDMLFQTRVPIQEEDDFGSMYEKLKQEGARLALRTVQAIERDAVQPQPQNTTGEIKHAPKIYKETCQINWNQPARQVRNFIRGLSPYPAAWTRIGDKNFKIFRTEVLENTAYPLAPGQISTDNKTFLHVQTAAGALAILDLQMEGKKRMPLQDLLRGYTFNTEQV from the coding sequence ATGAGCAGAGAATTACGCATCGTGTTTATGGGAACGCCCGATTTTGCGGTGCCCACCCTGCAGACACTCGTGGAACATAACTACAAGGTAGTAGCCGTGATCACCGCGCCGGATAAGCCAGCCGGCCGCGGCCAGAAAATCCAGCAGTCGCCGGTAAAGGAATATGCCGTGGCGCAGGGCATCCCAGTGCTGCAGCCGACCAACCTCAAATCGGAAGAATTCCTGCAGGAGCTGCGCAGCTACCAGGCCAATTTGCAGATCATTGTGGCTTTCCGGATGCTGCCCGAGGTAGTATGGGCCATGCCCGAACTGGGCTCGTTTAATATACACGGCTCCTTGCTGCCTCAGTACCGCGGGGCGGCGCCTATTAACTGGGCCATCATCAATGGCGAGAAAGAAACAGGCGTGACCTCCTTTTTCCTCAAGCACGAGATCGATACCGGCGATATGCTTTTCCAGACGCGGGTGCCGATCCAGGAGGAAGATGACTTTGGCTCAATGTATGAGAAACTGAAGCAGGAAGGTGCCCGGCTTGCTTTGCGCACGGTGCAGGCCATCGAGCGCGACGCGGTGCAGCCGCAGCCCCAAAACACTACTGGCGAGATAAAACATGCGCCCAAGATCTACAAGGAAACCTGCCAGATCAACTGGAACCAACCTGCCCGGCAGGTGCGTAATTTTATCCGCGGCCTGAGCCCCTACCCTGCTGCCTGGACCCGCATCGGCGACAAGAACTTTAAAATATTCAGGACCGAGGTGCTGGAGAATACGGCGTACCCGCTCGCACCCGGCCAGATCAGCACCGATAATAAAACCTTCCTGCACGTGCAAACGGCTGCCGGCGCCCTGGCCATACTTGATTTGCAAATGGAAGGCAAAAAGCGCATGCCGCTCCAGGATCTGCTGCGGGGATATACCTTTAACACAGAACAAGTATGA
- a CDS encoding mechanosensitive ion channel family protein — protein MFNLDTYRDTLFNFAVLYGMRLLVAAFMLIIGIWIIRRLNNFIQQVMFRKHVDESLRPFLESILSVTLWILLIILVIAQLGVEMTSFIAVLGSAGLAIGLALQGSLSNFAGGVLILTIKPFRVGDFIEAQGQAGTVHLINIFNTVIKTGNNQVIYMPNGPLASSVVVNYSVEPTRRMELNLVISPQNNLAAVKQLLQNLIDADPRILPDPAPVIAVTAFTEYTLTISMRLWAKREEFWPLNWEMNERVNEAFEQHGVKMPAPVQKREVVQVQENGQVQA, from the coding sequence ATGTTTAACCTGGACACGTACCGCGACACCCTTTTTAACTTTGCCGTGCTCTATGGCATGCGGCTGTTGGTAGCCGCTTTCATGCTCATCATCGGCATCTGGATCATCCGGCGGCTGAACAATTTTATCCAGCAGGTGATGTTCCGCAAACACGTCGATGAGTCGTTGCGTCCCTTTTTAGAAAGCATCCTGAGTGTTACCCTCTGGATCCTGCTCATTATACTGGTTATTGCCCAACTGGGAGTTGAGATGACCTCCTTTATTGCGGTGCTGGGATCTGCCGGCCTAGCCATTGGCCTGGCGCTACAGGGCAGCCTTTCCAACTTTGCCGGTGGCGTACTGATCCTCACCATCAAACCTTTCCGGGTAGGCGACTTTATCGAGGCACAGGGGCAGGCCGGCACGGTGCACCTGATCAACATCTTTAATACCGTGATCAAAACAGGCAACAACCAGGTGATCTATATGCCCAACGGCCCGCTGGCCTCCAGCGTGGTGGTGAATTATTCGGTGGAGCCCACCAGGCGCATGGAGCTTAACCTGGTCATCAGTCCGCAAAACAACCTGGCCGCAGTAAAACAGCTGCTTCAGAACCTGATCGATGCCGACCCACGCATCCTCCCGGACCCCGCCCCCGTTATTGCTGTAACGGCTTTCACCGAGTATACCCTGACCATCAGCATGCGCCTGTGGGCTAAAAGAGAAGAGTTCTGGCCCCTGAACTGGGAAATGAACGAGCGGGTGAATGAAGCTTTTGAGCAGCATGGCGTGAAAATGCCGGCCCCGGTGCAGAAGCGCGAAGTGGTGCAGGTACAGGAAAACGGGCAGGTGCAGGCCTGA
- a CDS encoding M3 family oligoendopeptidase: MTSASPKITIPRRKPRVYLSEDFKVDNWETIRPYFEELKSREINSVEELEKWMADRSELESVLSEDLGWRYIRMTCDTQNEEVTKAFQYFISEIEPEIAPFDHELNMKLMQSTYVRGISQEKYRIYLRSVDRALEIFREENIPLTTEISTKQQQYAATTGAMTVTLDGEEMTLQRAADRLKRNDRAVREQAWRAIQERRFQDREKLDNLFDELLKLRNQVAQNAGFENFRDYMFAALGRFDYTPEDTFNFHQSIQQTIVPLLMSLDKERKQQLGVAELRPWDLDVDTSGKAPLEPFTTGVELLEKTVQVFYKLDTYLGDCLATMREMGHLDLESRKGKAPGGYNYPLDEIGVPFIFMNATSSLRDVITMLHEGGHAVHSFLTREMSLNAFKHPPSEVAELASMSMELISMDYWDTFFENEDELRRAKKTHLESVLETFPWVATVDKFQHWIYEHPQQTQEDRQKAWVEIFETFNQKEVSWNGLEKYKPFLWQKQLHIYEVPFYYIEYAMAQLGAIAVWKNYKENPAEGLAAYKRALSLGYTVSIGEVYQAAGIKFDFSTDYIKSLADFVQAEMEKL, from the coding sequence ATGACTTCAGCCTCACCTAAAATAACGATACCCAGACGCAAGCCCCGGGTGTATTTGTCAGAAGATTTTAAAGTAGATAACTGGGAAACCATCCGGCCATACTTTGAAGAATTAAAGAGCCGGGAGATTAACTCGGTAGAGGAGCTGGAAAAGTGGATGGCCGACCGCAGCGAGCTGGAAAGTGTGCTGTCGGAAGACCTGGGCTGGCGCTACATCCGCATGACCTGCGACACCCAGAACGAGGAAGTTACCAAAGCTTTCCAGTATTTTATTTCCGAAATAGAGCCCGAGATCGCTCCGTTCGACCACGAGCTAAACATGAAGCTGATGCAGTCCACGTACGTGCGCGGCATCAGCCAGGAAAAGTATAGAATATACCTGCGGAGCGTGGACCGGGCGTTGGAGATCTTCCGCGAAGAGAATATCCCGCTTACCACCGAGATCAGCACCAAGCAGCAGCAGTATGCCGCCACCACAGGCGCCATGACGGTAACGCTGGACGGCGAGGAGATGACCCTGCAACGCGCCGCCGACCGCCTGAAGCGCAACGACCGCGCTGTGCGCGAACAAGCCTGGCGCGCTATCCAGGAGCGCCGTTTCCAGGACCGCGAAAAGCTGGATAATCTGTTCGATGAACTGCTCAAGCTCCGCAACCAGGTAGCGCAGAATGCCGGCTTTGAGAACTTCCGTGATTACATGTTTGCCGCCCTTGGCCGCTTTGACTATACTCCGGAAGATACCTTTAACTTTCATCAGTCCATACAGCAGACCATTGTGCCGCTGCTAATGAGCCTGGACAAGGAGCGCAAACAGCAGTTGGGCGTTGCCGAACTGCGCCCCTGGGACCTGGATGTAGATACATCGGGCAAAGCACCCCTGGAGCCGTTTACAACAGGGGTGGAACTGCTGGAAAAAACGGTGCAGGTATTCTACAAACTCGATACCTACCTGGGCGACTGCCTGGCCACCATGCGCGAGATGGGGCACCTGGACCTGGAATCACGAAAAGGCAAAGCGCCCGGTGGGTATAATTATCCACTCGATGAGATTGGTGTGCCGTTCATCTTTATGAATGCGACCTCTAGCCTGCGCGACGTGATTACGATGCTGCATGAAGGCGGCCACGCCGTGCACTCGTTCCTCACGCGCGAGATGAGCCTGAACGCCTTTAAGCATCCGCCCTCCGAAGTAGCCGAACTGGCTTCCATGTCAATGGAGCTCATCTCGATGGACTACTGGGACACCTTTTTTGAAAATGAAGATGAGCTGCGCCGCGCCAAGAAAACGCACCTGGAAAGCGTGCTGGAAACCTTCCCGTGGGTAGCAACGGTGGATAAGTTTCAACACTGGATCTACGAGCACCCGCAGCAAACGCAGGAAGACCGCCAGAAGGCCTGGGTTGAGATTTTCGAGACCTTTAACCAGAAAGAAGTAAGCTGGAACGGGCTGGAGAAGTATAAGCCTTTCTTATGGCAGAAGCAGCTGCACATCTACGAAGTGCCGTTCTATTACATCGAATATGCCATGGCGCAGCTCGGGGCCATTGCCGTGTGGAAGAACTACAAAGAAAATCCGGCGGAAGGACTGGCTGCCTACAAACGCGCGCTGAGCCTGGGTTATACCGTTTCCATTGGCGAAGTATACCAGGCCGCCGGCATCAAATTCGACTTCAGCACCGACTACATCAAGAGCCTCGCCGACTTTGTGCAGGCCGAGATGGAGAAATTATAA
- a CDS encoding exo-beta-N-acetylmuramidase NamZ family protein, which produces MNFDFFRIMMTQPLLILYSALLLAFGSCSPKQAAALPAAVLQTSPALPAAQALLTGAAQLERYLPLLQGKRVGLIVNQTSTIGQTHLVDTLLSRGVQVTTIFAPEHGFRGEADAGAHVKDARDTKTGLPIISLYGDNKKPKPEQMKGLDVLVFDIQDVGTRFYTYISTMHYAMEACAENNKPLLILDRPNPNGNYVDGPVLEPALKSFVGMHPIPIVHGLTVGELAKMINGEKWLEGQRQANLTIIPVANYTHQTAYTLPVKPSPNLPNQQSIILYPSLCLFEGTNVSVGRGTPTPFQVIGSPFYTSKAFSFTPQSTPGATNPPYKGQTCYGFDLTKPADAQPFTLAFLLDMYQNSTKKEQFFNPFFEKLAGTTALRQQVIAGKTEAEIRASWEPALSKYKQLRKQYLLYPDNQK; this is translated from the coding sequence ATGAATTTTGATTTCTTCCGTATTATGATGACACAGCCCCTGCTTATACTTTACAGCGCCCTGCTTCTTGCCTTCGGCAGCTGCTCACCCAAACAGGCCGCGGCCTTACCAGCCGCCGTTTTGCAAACATCACCTGCGCTTCCTGCCGCGCAAGCACTGCTAACGGGCGCTGCGCAACTGGAACGGTACCTGCCCCTGCTGCAGGGCAAGCGTGTCGGGCTTATTGTCAATCAAACCTCTACCATCGGGCAAACGCACCTGGTGGATACCCTGCTGAGCCGGGGCGTGCAGGTAACCACCATTTTTGCACCGGAGCATGGCTTCCGGGGCGAGGCCGATGCCGGCGCGCATGTAAAGGATGCCCGCGACACCAAAACCGGGCTGCCCATTATCTCGCTCTATGGCGATAATAAAAAGCCTAAGCCTGAGCAAATGAAAGGCCTGGATGTGCTGGTATTTGATATCCAGGATGTGGGCACGCGCTTTTATACGTATATCAGCACGATGCATTACGCCATGGAAGCCTGCGCAGAGAACAACAAACCCCTGCTTATACTTGACCGGCCCAACCCCAACGGCAATTACGTGGATGGCCCAGTGCTGGAGCCGGCACTCAAATCGTTTGTCGGTATGCACCCCATTCCCATCGTACACGGCCTGACGGTAGGTGAGCTGGCCAAAATGATAAACGGCGAGAAGTGGCTGGAAGGCCAGCGCCAGGCTAACCTCACCATCATTCCGGTGGCCAATTATACCCACCAGACGGCTTATACTTTGCCCGTAAAACCATCGCCTAACCTGCCCAACCAGCAGTCCATTATCCTATACCCGTCGCTGTGCCTCTTCGAGGGGACGAACGTGAGCGTAGGTCGCGGCACTCCCACACCATTCCAGGTGATCGGGAGTCCTTTTTATACTTCCAAAGCGTTTTCGTTTACGCCACAGAGCACGCCGGGCGCCACCAACCCGCCATACAAAGGACAGACCTGCTATGGGTTTGACCTGACAAAACCGGCCGATGCACAGCCCTTCACGCTGGCTTTTCTGCTGGACATGTATCAAAACTCGACAAAAAAGGAGCAGTTCTTCAATCCATTTTTCGAAAAACTGGCCGGCACTACTGCCCTGCGGCAGCAAGTTATCGCCGGCAAAACCGAGGCCGAGATCAGGGCCAGCTGGGAACCGGCGCTATCTAAGTATAAACAACTACGCAAGCAGTATTTGCTTTACCCAGACAACCAGAAATAA
- a CDS encoding ABC transporter permease produces MNISKYISEKISEVQAGSFTSSVTKIAIISIAAGIAIMIVSFAILEGFRSEIREKIFSFGAHLQVSKYDTNNSYEGAPISKDIGITDSIAGIKEIQGFARKTAIIKTQDEVLGVVLKGVDKDYDLQAMKQNLVAGKLLNFQDSAVSQQVLVSQTIADKLKLKVGDEAIFYFIQNPPRARKLQIEGIYKTGLEEFDEVFVIGDIRLIRQLNNWPDTLVGGVEIVLKDYNQIDQVADQVFDQMHYDLQLEKITDRHAQLFDWLKLLQKNVVIFLVLIIFVATFNMVSTVFIMIIERINMIGVLKAVGATDAQIRKVFYFRGLNLTLKGMFWGNLIGLSFCAIQYYFKVIPLDPENYYMDTVPISWNFSMIVVLNLITLLLTMLAILIPAATVARIKPVKAIKFD; encoded by the coding sequence GTGAACATCTCCAAGTACATATCCGAAAAAATTTCCGAAGTGCAGGCCGGCTCGTTTACCTCGTCGGTTACAAAAATAGCAATTATCAGCATAGCTGCAGGCATTGCCATCATGATTGTGTCTTTTGCGATTCTGGAAGGCTTCCGAAGCGAGATCCGCGAGAAGATCTTTAGCTTTGGCGCACACCTGCAGGTAAGCAAGTATGACACCAACAACTCCTACGAAGGCGCTCCCATCAGCAAAGATATTGGCATCACTGATTCGATTGCCGGCATCAAAGAAATTCAGGGGTTTGCCCGCAAAACGGCCATCATCAAAACACAGGACGAGGTGCTAGGCGTGGTGCTGAAAGGCGTGGACAAGGATTACGACCTGCAAGCCATGAAGCAGAACCTGGTAGCCGGCAAGCTGCTTAACTTCCAGGATTCGGCCGTGTCGCAGCAGGTGCTGGTAAGCCAGACGATTGCCGATAAACTGAAGCTCAAAGTAGGCGATGAGGCCATCTTTTACTTTATCCAGAACCCGCCCCGCGCACGCAAACTGCAGATAGAAGGCATTTATAAAACCGGCCTGGAAGAATTTGATGAAGTGTTTGTGATCGGCGATATCCGGCTGATCCGGCAGCTCAACAACTGGCCCGACACGCTGGTAGGCGGCGTGGAGATCGTGCTGAAAGACTATAACCAGATCGACCAGGTAGCTGACCAGGTGTTTGACCAGATGCACTACGACCTGCAACTCGAAAAAATTACAGATCGCCACGCGCAGCTCTTCGACTGGCTGAAACTGCTGCAGAAGAACGTGGTCATCTTCCTGGTGCTCATTATTTTTGTGGCTACGTTCAACATGGTGTCTACCGTGTTTATCATGATCATCGAGCGCATCAACATGATCGGGGTGCTCAAAGCCGTCGGCGCCACGGACGCGCAAATCCGGAAGGTATTTTATTTCCGGGGCCTGAATCTGACGCTCAAAGGCATGTTCTGGGGCAACCTCATCGGCCTTTCGTTCTGCGCCATCCAGTACTATTTTAAAGTGATCCCGCTGGACCCCGAAAACTATTATATGGACACCGTGCCGATCTCCTGGAATTTCAGCATGATCGTGGTCCTGAACCTGATCACCCTGCTGCTCACCATGCTGGCCATCCTCATCCCGGCCGCTACTGTAGCCCGCATCAAGCCGGTAAAAGCGATCAAGTTCGATTAG
- a CDS encoding ferredoxin--NADP reductase, translating into MSSPYFNLKVVAITHETSDAVTLHLEHPDKKQIAYKPGQFLTLILPIEGKEVRRSYSLSSTPHEGPQLAVTIKRVAGGLVSGYLLDQVKVGDELKVMEPIGNFCLTCAPTNERNVILFGAGSGITPLMSILKAVLREEPNSKVTLLYGNRDEDTVIFKDQLQQLQQAHPGRLLVEYIYSQPKQACEHRGRMNQSIILKILERLQLAKATNVLYYMCGPEGMMDEVRKALNVLHVPAERIFKESFVSSKLVEQQEPEHHGAVSATDEDEITTQTVTILYEGAEYSVVVTPDQTILEAALEQDVDMPYSCQAGLCTACRGKCLSGKVHLDEREGLSDAELDEGYVLNCVGHPLTDNVVIEIG; encoded by the coding sequence ATGAGTAGCCCTTATTTTAATCTGAAGGTTGTCGCCATCACCCACGAAACTTCGGATGCCGTTACGCTCCACCTCGAGCACCCCGACAAAAAGCAGATTGCTTATAAACCCGGCCAGTTCCTGACGCTCATCCTGCCCATAGAAGGCAAAGAAGTTCGCCGTTCCTATTCGCTCAGCAGTACGCCCCACGAAGGGCCGCAGCTGGCCGTAACCATAAAGCGCGTGGCGGGCGGCCTGGTGTCCGGTTATCTACTGGACCAGGTAAAGGTGGGCGATGAGCTGAAGGTGATGGAGCCGATCGGCAATTTCTGCCTGACCTGCGCGCCCACCAATGAGCGGAATGTGATCCTGTTCGGAGCTGGCAGCGGCATTACGCCGCTTATGTCTATCCTCAAAGCTGTGCTGCGCGAAGAGCCGAACAGCAAGGTAACGCTGCTCTATGGCAACCGCGACGAAGATACCGTGATCTTTAAAGACCAGTTGCAGCAGCTGCAGCAAGCGCACCCCGGCCGCCTGCTGGTAGAGTATATTTACAGTCAGCCAAAGCAGGCCTGCGAGCACCGGGGCCGCATGAACCAGAGCATTATACTTAAAATTCTGGAGCGCCTGCAGCTGGCCAAAGCCACCAATGTGCTCTATTATATGTGTGGCCCTGAAGGTATGATGGACGAAGTGCGCAAGGCCCTGAATGTGCTGCATGTGCCGGCCGAGCGTATTTTTAAGGAAAGCTTTGTGAGCTCCAAACTGGTAGAGCAGCAGGAGCCGGAACACCATGGGGCCGTCAGCGCTACTGACGAAGATGAAATAACCACCCAGACCGTTACGATTCTCTACGAAGGTGCCGAATACAGTGTGGTGGTCACGCCTGACCAAACCATTCTGGAGGCAGCCCTGGAACAGGATGTGGATATGCCCTACTCCTGCCAGGCAGGGCTTTGCACCGCCTGCCGCGGCAAATGCCTGAGCGGAAAAGTGCACCTGGATGAGCGCGAGGGCCTCTCGGATGCCGAGCTGGATGAAGGGTATGTGCTGAATTGTGTAGGCCACCCGTTAACGGATAATGTGGTAATCGAGATCGGATAA
- a CDS encoding HNH endonuclease: MLYKLTLKNCEKTVVVDDHTYEYIQKNAYLQQIEFLKHLRIHSNGYAFFQKNWPLKNGKYRNETIYLHKMIGEQLLKKPESDIRLYVHFKNGNKLDCRRENLEWAPLCKIVRNTAKTENKLGVRGVHKEAQKFRAIIHHNKQRINLGTFETLQEAALAYSKKSEELFGKTKSLRTLSRFVEEEVN; this comes from the coding sequence ATGCTCTACAAACTCACGCTAAAAAACTGTGAAAAAACCGTAGTAGTGGATGACCACACCTACGAGTACATTCAGAAAAACGCATACCTGCAGCAGATCGAATTCCTGAAGCACCTGCGTATCCACTCCAACGGCTATGCCTTTTTTCAGAAAAACTGGCCATTGAAAAACGGTAAGTACCGCAACGAAACCATTTATCTGCATAAGATGATTGGCGAGCAGCTGCTGAAAAAACCGGAAAGCGACATCCGCCTGTACGTCCATTTCAAAAATGGCAACAAACTGGACTGCCGCCGCGAGAACCTGGAATGGGCGCCGCTCTGCAAGATTGTGCGCAACACGGCTAAGACCGAAAACAAGCTGGGCGTGCGCGGGGTGCACAAAGAGGCGCAGAAGTTTCGCGCCATCATTCACCACAACAAGCAGCGCATTAACTTGGGCACTTTCGAAACCCTGCAGGAAGCCGCCCTTGCCTACAGCAAAAAGTCTGAAGAGCTGTTCGGCAAAACCAAAAGCCTGCGTACGCTTTCCAGGTTTGTAGAGGAAGAGGTAAACTAA